The Rosa chinensis cultivar Old Blush chromosome 7, RchiOBHm-V2, whole genome shotgun sequence DNA segment CTGGAATCGACTCCAGAAGATTAGAAGAGGAGGACTATGAAGATACAATACCTTTGAGAAAAAGGCTTATAAGAATACTTGAGACCCGAGTCAAACTTCCAGTTACTGATTTCTCTGTTGCTGAAAAGCAATTGTTGCAGCCATTTGAAAAGGTGTCCAAGGATTTAGTACTCTATGAAAGAACTAACATGCATGAGAAAACCAAAGAAAGCATAATCTCACCAGCTTTGGATGAGAGTGTTAGCGGTAGTCGTAAAGTTACAAACGCTACAATTCTTGAAGATGTAAGAACTGTGGGAAATCATGAGGAAGAACTGTTCATAGATCCTGGCAACCCTAATGGAGAGACTGAGAATCTATCACAGCCATTTGCTGCTGTTTCTGATAAGCAGCCTGGAACCGGCTCCAGAAGCTTAAAAGAGCAGGATTTTGAAGATACGATACCATTGCATAAAGAGCGACATGAGAACCAAACCATTTGTGTCGCCACTGATCTCTCCTCTCCTAAGGTGTCCAATGATTTAGTACTCTATGAAGGAGCTGACATGCATGAGATAGATATCCAGGGAAACTCTTACcaagagaaaatcaaagaaagcaTAATGCCAGCTTTGGATGAGAGTGTTAGTGGTAACTGTAAAGGTACAAATGCTACAATGCTTGAAGATAAACGAATTGTGGGAGATGCAGAGGAAGGATTGTTAGTAAATCCTGGCAACCCTATTGGAGAAACAGAAATTCTATACCAGCCATATACTAATGTTTCTGATAAGCTGGCTGGAATTGACTTCAGAAGATTGAATGAGGATGATTATGAAGATACAACACCTGTGAATAAAAGTCTTATGACAAGAAATGAGACCCAAACCACCTGTCCTGCTACTGAATTCTATGTTCCTCAAAAGCAGTTGTTGAAGTCCTCTGCAACAATGAAGGCCATGGACAAGGATAAAATATCTTCAAGATTGCAATCTCTATATAGTTGTAGTCTAGAGCAAGATCAGACTGTTGCCACTCCCAAAGTGAACCTCCAACATAAAATGGATCAGAAGACAAATAGCATGGTACACAAATCAAAGCAGAATTGTGGTGACATGCATATTAATGAAAGAAAGAGACGATACAAATCTATTTCCTCTAAGGTATGCTGCACTAATAAAAATTAATGTCAATAACTGCAAGTATGCTTTTATTATGATCTTAACTCTAATGCTTTGTAGGATCAGCCAGAGAAAAAAGAACTTCCAAATTTTGATTCTTATatggtagaagaagaagaaggttcaGGTATGTATAGGCGTAAAGCTCTTACTTAgatattgaaaattggtatcCTTAACAAGCTGTTTGTATTGTGGATTAATTAATCGCTGTTTCCTAAACTGGTAGGTGGTTATGGCACTGTTTACAGGGCGAGGAGTAAGAATGACAGGACAAGGGTTGCCATTAAGTGTAAGTgagacatttttttttgtcctgCCTGATCTAAGGCTTAAAAGGGGTTTGAGCTGCATCACATACCTTAAAGCCCTTCTAGTTAGAGGTTTCTGGTTCATTATGAAAGTTGTTGCTGCTCACCCCTTTGAGTTTAACCCAAATTGAAGTTCCTGGTCTCAAATTTCTAAAATGGCCCTGCAGGTCCACATGCTAATGCTCATAAGAGCCATGTTAACAATGAGTTGAGAATGCTGGAAAGGTTTGGGTACGTATTTGAGAAGTTTTACTCCAGCCAATGTTGTGCTTCTGACACATGAAGTAGTAAATTCTTATTTCCctgtaaatttgtaatttagGGGGAAGAACTTTGTGATCAAATATGAAGGCTGTATCAAGAATGGAAATTCAAGTTGCTTTGTATTACAGCATGTTGAGCATGATAGGCCTGAGGTAACCTTGGACATTTTGATAACTTGCAGTTTTATTTACTTCACtttacttctattttttttttcttcagaagaCACTACTTTTTGgtcttatttttttatgtcggtATTACCTTTAGGTTTTAAAGAAAGAGATAGATGTTTGTGAGCTCCGGTGGTATGGATATTGCTTGTTTAGAGCACTTGCAAGCCTTCATAAGCAGGTAGGCACAGTTGCTATCTATATTCTATTTGGATTCTGGATCTTTTAGTAAAAGTTTCTCTATAATGTATATTCCTGCATTCCAGGGAATCATACATAGAGATGTTAAACCCGGCAATTTCCTTTTCTCTCGTAAGGCCAACAAGGGTTACCTTATTGATTTCAATCTATCCATGGTTAGTTTACTTGTAGTGGTATTctattttcttattagtttgTGTCACTATTTATGTATTTGTctaattgtatttcatttatattttgtttgacAGGACTTGCATCAGAAGTATGGAAATAATAGTAAGCTTTCATCTCCCTTCGTGTATCTAGATTTTCTGTTGACATGGTTTTAGTTATTAGACTCAGATTTTGTTCCGTTATTGATTAAATAGATTGTCACGAGTTAAGATTAGTTTGATTGCTATATATCTGATACATTTTGTCTTTGagcaaactctctctctctctctctctctctctctctctctctctctctctgtcactAGTATATGGCATTAAAATATTATAACATGGTGAAACTAATTTGAAAAATTCACAGGTAAGTCAAGAGGGGGATTTGATGTAAGCAGCAATGATGAGAAGCTTATGACTGCAAAAAATTTACCTCCAATCACACTTAGGAAGTTgccaagtggtaaatctttactAACAGCCAATGGAGAGACCTCAAAAGGTTTGAAATCCACTTTTGATATGAAGGATCTAAAAAAGATGGCTTTCAGCCAAATGAAGGCCAATAATGATTCGGGTAGTAGGAAGGTAATCAAAAGTCAGGGTGCAGATGGCTCAGGCATAACGTCAGTAAAGGATGTTACAAGTACCAGAACTCCTTCGGCAGAAAGGATGAGAGAACCTTTGCCATGCCAAGGAAGGAAAGAACTGATCAGCCTAGTACAGGAAGCAAGGCAGAGTCCAAATCATGAGGCATCAAGTATTTCAGCTCTTATGAGAAAGAGGGTTCCTGCCCCTCCCGTAAATGTTGATGGCAAGCTTTTCCATGTCACTCCGATGCCTATGCACTCAACTACCAGTGGTATTGGTGGTCCATGCTTGATAAGAAGCAgaggtttgtttctttttattaatTTGGTCAATCTGGTTGGagtaaacatttttctttcctcaAATTTTCATGTTAAATTTTTTCTTAGGTCTTGGAAAACATAAAGAAGGCCCTTGTGCTGG contains these protein-coding regions:
- the LOC112176094 gene encoding uncharacterized protein LOC112176094 isoform X1, translating into MATNPLDSALTASTISDSDKAWHLLALLLSLGRRTPPSELAARCTAFPATTHSVRRLCSVANSPLSLSDDLYVTPSLLALTALAESVSCSGAAGGALRTYSGKRKRVVLDCGFVPSAKRRLIVDFENVYEEKGARKSVVISPPKIHFHMTDYLSRKINMLPSDVAVGLNKPMFSSPLFIEYSAEPSSGGVKNIDNVEDQMETDLTLQRNINKTVMACVDDLEPTVPTVSEDLVLYEEANMHEIDSLAKSYLEKSKESILSPVLDENVSGGCKVANSTILEDERIVADSEEELLVDPGNRNGESENMSHPQTALSDKLPGIDSRRLEEEDYEDTIPLRKRLIRILETRVKLPVTDFSVAEKQLLQPFEKVSKDLVLYERTNMHEKTKESIISPALDESVSGSRKVTNATILEDVRTVGNHEEELFIDPGNPNGETENLSQPFAAVSDKQPGTGSRSLKEQDFEDTIPLHKERHENQTICVATDLSSPKVSNDLVLYEGADMHEIDIQGNSYQEKIKESIMPALDESVSGNCKGTNATMLEDKRIVGDAEEGLLVNPGNPIGETEILYQPYTNVSDKLAGIDFRRLNEDDYEDTTPVNKSLMTRNETQTTCPATEFYVPQKQLLKSSATMKAMDKDKISSRLQSLYSCSLEQDQTVATPKVNLQHKMDQKTNSMVHKSKQNCGDMHINERKRRYKSISSKDQPEKKELPNFDSYMVEEEEGSGGYGTVYRARSKNDRTRVAIKCPHANAHKSHVNNELRMLERFGGKNFVIKYEGCIKNGNSSCFVLQHVEHDRPEVLKKEIDVCELRWYGYCLFRALASLHKQGIIHRDVKPGNFLFSRKANKGYLIDFNLSMDLHQKYGNNSKSRGGFDVSSNDEKLMTAKNLPPITLRKLPSGKSLLTANGETSKGLKSTFDMKDLKKMAFSQMKANNDSGSRKVIKSQGADGSGITSVKDVTSTRTPSAERMREPLPCQGRKELISLVQEARQSPNHEASSISALMRKRVPAPPVNVDGKLFHVTPMPMHSTTSGIGGPCLIRSRGLGKHKEGPCAGTKGFRAPEVLFRSPHQGPKIDIWSAGVTLLYLLIGRTPFLGEPELNIKDIAKLRGSEDLWEVAKLHDRESSFPVELYSTDCLPSIKLKEWCRMNTKRPDFFEQIPRPLFDLVDKCLMVNPRVRLSAEEALKHEFFAPCHEELRKHRLQRQVL
- the LOC112176094 gene encoding uncharacterized protein LOC112176094 isoform X2; the protein is MATNPLDSALTASTISDSDKAWHLLALLLSLGRRTPPSELAARCTAFPATTHSVRRLCSVANSPLSLSDDLYVTPSLLALTALAESVSCSGAAGGALRTYSGKRKRVVLDCGFVPSAKRRLIVDFENVYEEKGARKSVVISPPKIHFHMTDYLSRKINMLPSDVAVGLNKPMFSSPLFIEYSAEPSSGGVKNIDNVEDQMETDLTLQRNINKTVMACVDDLEPTVPTVSEDLVLYEEANMHEIDSLAKSYLEKSKESILSPVLDENVSGGCKVANSTILEDERIVADSEEELLVDPGNRNGESENMSHPQTALSDKLPGIDSRRLEEEDYEDTIPLRKRLIRILETRVKLPVTDFSVAEKQLLQPFEKVSKDLVLYERTNMHEKTKESIISPALDESVSGSRKVTNATILEDVRTVGNHEEELFIDPGNPNGETENLSQPFAAVSDKQPGTGSRSLKEQDFEDTIPLHKERHENQTICVATDLSSPKVSNDLVLYEGADMHEIDIQGNSYQEKIKESIMPALDESVSGNCKGTNATMLEDKRIVGDAEEGLLVNPGNPIGETEILYQPYTNVSDKLAGIDFRRLNEDDYEDTTPVNKSLMTRNETQTTCPATEFYVPQKQLLKSSATMKAMDKDKISSRLQSLYSCSLEQDQTVATPKVNLQHKMDQKTNSMVHKSKQNCGDMHINERKRRYKSISSKDQPEKKELPNFDSYMVEEEEGSGGYGTVYRARSKNDRTRVAIKCPHANAHKSHVNNELRMLERFGGKNFVIKYEGCIKNGNSSCFVLQHVEHDRPEVLKKEIDVCELRWYGYCLFRALASLHKQDLHQKYGNNSKSRGGFDVSSNDEKLMTAKNLPPITLRKLPSGKSLLTANGETSKGLKSTFDMKDLKKMAFSQMKANNDSGSRKVIKSQGADGSGITSVKDVTSTRTPSAERMREPLPCQGRKELISLVQEARQSPNHEASSISALMRKRVPAPPVNVDGKLFHVTPMPMHSTTSGIGGPCLIRSRGLGKHKEGPCAGTKGFRAPEVLFRSPHQGPKIDIWSAGVTLLYLLIGRTPFLGEPELNIKDIAKLRGSEDLWEVAKLHDRESSFPVELYSTDCLPSIKLKEWCRMNTKRPDFFEQIPRPLFDLVDKCLMVNPRVRLSAEEALKHEFFAPCHEELRKHRLQRQVL